One genomic region from Tripterygium wilfordii isolate XIE 37 chromosome 20, ASM1340144v1, whole genome shotgun sequence encodes:
- the LOC119987302 gene encoding golgin candidate 2 translates to MANWISNKLKVAETFLQQIDQQAAESLNKGERPPRSDEQTLSVGAKTGGSVPLKDQLKKKTQERNDSDYQGKLRSDLNVNPVNNSDESSYIRGVNTYRDREKDKDKESSSTPKPAPRPPKSTLTDSDWTELLGTSNQPTTSVNRSNGVSGIRGLRRNGRRQGSSGSVLEGKKNQRTGNGVTKSASNVDKLLGNRFIQKPSDGEESSSSSGRHSSVEMQNDGNNSAGQALDHKVTGGNLLAKQIDEGKEGSGKQFDYREIPIEDALQSGNKNKPLETMSKVGKVDRVFDVKKGGDGVFNELEAKYGSRSSISDNPNRGSSIIDEGSNFDTDSGSGSTSDSESERGREQRRMWREKILAEKAAAKAVQAIKEREDMVARLEGEKQSLEKILEERSKQQAQEASDLQTSMMESMEAFEREKQKHNNTRMEAFVLLAKLETENADLARSLASAQKNLEVKINLVAEIWQQLELKEVAHEDLRRRVFKTHQSGTNLDQLATSKGVQFEQKILEAEYSVIADKVRQLQDKAKKLEADIEMTRKEIEEPTEVELELKRRLGLLTDHLIQKQAQVESLSSEKATLSFRIEAVSRMLDENKSMMASSLLGDLESGNWELSESKLRPLFQDKIRSGRKHLGSLLQQLDAIFLAGTVFLKRNPTAKLWALIYLVCLHFWVIYILLSPSQATYEGKSGAVMSLENINNTAGQ, encoded by the exons ATGGCTAATTGGATCTCGAACAAGCTTAAAGTCGCCGAGACCTTCCTTCAACAG ATCGATCAGCAAGCGGCGGAATCGTTAAATAAGGGCGAGAGGCCGCCGCGATCTGATGAACAAACGCTCAGTGTCGGGGCGAAGACCGGAGGCTCCGTGCCATTGAAGGATCAgctgaagaagaagacacaagaAAGAAACGATAGTGATTATCAAGGAAAATTACGCAGTGATTTGAATGTTAATCCAGTTAATAACAGTGACGAGAGTAGTTATATTAGAGGGGTTAATACTTATCGTGATAGAGAgaaagataaagataaagagAGTTCGAGTACCCCAAAACCTGCACCCAGACCTCCTAAGTCTACACTCACTGATAGTGACTGGACCGAGCTCCTTGGCACATCCAATCAGCCCACAACTTCTGTGAATCGTAGCAATGGAGTGTCTGGGATTCGTGGGTTGAGGAGAAATGGTAGAAGGCAGGGGAGTTCAGGTTCGGTTTTAGAGGGGAAGAAGAATCAGAGGACTGGTAATGGTGTGACGAAGAGTGCTTCAAATGTGGATAAATTGTTGGGGAATAGATTCATTCAGAAGCCTAGTGATGGGGAAGAGTCTAGTAGCTCATCTGGCAGGCATTCGAGTGTGGAAATGCAGAATGATGGCAATAATTCAGCAGGACAGGCGTTGGATCATAAAGTTACAGGTGGGAATCTTTTGGCGAAACAGATTGACGAGGGAAAGGAAGGGAGTGGTAAGCAGTTTGATTATAGGGAAATCCCTATAGAGGATGCTTTGCAGTCAGGAAACAAGAATAAGCCTTtggaaacaatgtccaaagtgGGGAAAGTTGACAGGGTGTTTGATGTGAAGAAGGGAGGAGATGGTGTTTTTAATGAGCTGGAGGCAAAGTATGGCTCCAGGAGTTCTATTTCTGATAATCCAAATAGAGGTTCTTCAATAATTGATGAGGGTTCCAATTTCGATACAGATTCTGGTTCGGGTTCTACATCCGACTCCGAAAGTGAACGAGGGAGGGAGCAAAGGAGGATGTGGAGGGAGAAGATATTGGCTGAGAAAGCAGCTGCAAAGGCTGTGCAGGCCATCAAAGAACGTGAAGATATGGTTGCTAGGTTGGAAGGTGAGAAGCAGAGCTTAGAGAAAATACTTGAAGAACGATCCAAACAACAAGCACAAGAG GCTTCAGACCTTCAAACAAGTATGATGGAATCAATGGAAgcttttgagagagagaagcaAAAACATAACAATACAAGAATGGAAGCCTTTGTGTTATTAGCTAAACTGGAG ACGGAAAATGCTGATCTTGCGAGATCCCTTGCTTCTGCACAGAAGAATCTTGAAGTAAAG ATTAATCTGGTGGCAGAAATATGGCAACAGCTGGAGCTGAAAGAAGTGGCCCATGAAG ATCTCAGGAGGAGGGTCTTCAAAACTCACCAGAGTGGAACCAACCTAGACCAA TTGGCGACTTCAAAAGGAGTTCAATTTGAACAAAAGATACTTGAAGCAGAGTACTCAGTCATTGCTGATAAAGTTCGACAATTGCAGGACAAG GCTAAAAAGCTGGAAGCGGATATTGAAATGACAAGGAAGGAGATTGAGGAACCAACGGAAGTAGAACTTGAACTCAAGCGAAGGCTTGGTCTGTTGACTGACCATCTAATTCAGAAACAAGCCCAG GTGGAGTCTCTCTCGTCAGAGAAGGCCACTCTTTCGTTCAGAATAGAG GCAGTTTCAAGGATGCTTGATGAGAATAAATCAATGATGGCTAGCTCATTGTTGGGGGATTTGGAATCTGGAAATTGGGAACTCTCCGAATCAAAGCTGAGGCCGCTATTCCAAGACAAAATTCGTTCAGGCAGGAAGCACTTGGGATCATTGCTTCAGCAGTTGGATGCTATTTTCTTGGCAGGTACTGTGTTTCTGAAAAGGAATCCGACCGCAAAGTTGTGGGCTCTGATTTACCTAGTTTGCCTTCATTTTTGGGTAATTTACATACTTCTGTCACCCTCACAAGCAACATATGAGGGAAAATCCGGAGCTGTTATGTCTTTGGAGAACATAAATAACACTGCAGGTCAATGA
- the LOC119987279 gene encoding histone H1-like, whose protein sequence is MDPLQPPPQPPAGATTEQPPNNIAHAANPAPPLHPAYSHPPYAEMIHTAITALKERDGSSKRAIAKYIERAYTDLPPTHSALLTHHLKRLKLKGLLVMVKKSYKLPRSDPPPGNSNPVPDSSSPPGAKRGRGRPPKPKPIGPSNGYFDTQPNINAQPDINAQPTTDAQPTAIDSLPSSNMLLQLQPVLVSVGLVDEPAATVRRGPGRPRKSGVVGQVGGLGVAKRGRGRPPGSGPKMAPGRPRKPKSVTAVLGPKRGPGRPPKTVVVPYASPLPSPVKARGRPKKFAEGGEMMAGLAAEGGEIEPRKRPGRPPKVGGPMKMKPRKSTGRPVGRPKKIAASGIAEVPQLQATHQDFRRKLEFFQSKVKQAVGVLKPQLTNESAISAVAAIQELEGLASMDISTIPLREEVQAQQVAQTMPLTIS, encoded by the exons ATGGACCCACTTCAACCTCCTCCGCAACCGCCCGCCGGCGCCACCACTGAACAGCCCCCGAACAACATAGCTCACGCAGCAAACCCCGCTCCACCTCTTCATCCTGCTTACAGCCATCCTCCGTATGCTGAG ATGATACATACGGCGATAACGGCGTTGAAGGAGAGGGATGGGTCGAGCAAGAGAGCGATAGCGAAGTATATAGAGAGAGCGTACACGGACCTGCCGCCGACTCACTCGGCCTTGTTGACTCACCACTTGAAGCGGTTGAAGCTCAAGGGCCTTCTCGTCATGGTCAAGAAATCGTACAAGCTCCCTAGATCTGATCCTCCTCCGGGGAACTCGAATCCAGTTCCCGACTCTTCCTCTCCTCCCGGGGCCAAACGGGGCCGGGGACGGCCTCCCAAGCCGAAGCCCATTGGGCCCTCAAATGGTTACTTTGATACCCAGCCCAATATTAATGCCCAACCCGATATTAATGCCCAGCCCACTACTGATGCTCAGCCCACTGCTATTGATTCTCTGCCTAGTTCGAATATGCTATTACAGCTACAACCAGTTTTGGTATCGGTTGGACTTGTCGATGAGCCGGCGGCGACGGTGAGGAGGGGTCCCGGTCGTCCGCGGAAGAGTGGGGTGGTAGGACAAGTTGGTGGGCTGGGGGTGGCGAAGAGGGGGAGAGGTAGGCCTCCCGGAAGTGGGCCCAAGATGGCTCCTGGACGGCCCAGGAAACCGAAGTCAGTGACAGCTGTCCTGGGCCCTAAGAGGGGCCCCGGGCGTCCGCCTAAGACGGTGGTTGTCCCTTACGCCAGTCCGTTGCCGAGTCCCGTGAAGGCGCGAGGGCGGCCGAAGAAGTTTGCGGAAGGAGGTGAAATGATGGCAGGTCTGGCTGCTGAAGGGGGTGAAATAGAGCCAAGGAAGAGGCCGGGCAGGCCGCCTAAGGTTGGTGGGCCCATGAAGATGAAGCCGAGAAAGAGTACTGGAAGACCGGTAGGGCGGCCCAAGAAG ATTGCAGCATCTGGGATAGCTGAAGTGCCTCAACTACAAGCAACACACCAGGATTTCAGGAGGAAACTTGAATTTTTC CAATCAAAAGTCAAGCAAGCTGTTGGTGTGCTGAAGCCTCAGTTAACAAATGAAAGTGCAATTAGTGCTGTAGCAGCCATCCAAGAGTTGGAAGGACTTGCATCCATGGACATTAGCACCATTCCCTTGAGAGAGGAAGTTCAAGCTCAACAAGTAGCTCAAACAATGCCGCTTACGATTTCATGA